Proteins from a single region of Apium graveolens cultivar Ventura chromosome 7, ASM990537v1, whole genome shotgun sequence:
- the LOC141673141 gene encoding oleosin L-like, with product MAQHQQQHFDMQQQHQQQRPLSAQVAKTATAVTLSGSLMVLSALTLAATVIGLVLATPVLVIFSPVLVPAAVTTFLLLGGFFTSGGLGATATFVLTWMYKYVTGKHPMGADKLEMVKSKITGNTDEPKAQHSVDYIG from the coding sequence ATGGCTCAACACCAGCAACAGCACTTTGACATGCAGCAGCAGCACCAGCAGCAAAGGCCTTTATCTGCACAAGTTGCGAAAACCGCAACTGCAGTCACTCTATCAGGCTCTCTGATGGTTCTCTCTGCCCTGACTCTGGCAGCCACTGTCATAGGCCTTGTGCTCGCAACTCCGGTTCTCGTGATTTTCAGCCCGGTGCTGGTGCCTGCTGCAGTCACTACCTTCTTATTGCTTGGTGGATTCTTTACCTCTGGTGGACTTGGCGCAACTGCCACTTTTGTGCTGACTTGGATGTACAAGTATGTAACAGGGAAGCATCCTATGGGAGCTGACAAGCTCGAGATGGTTAAGTCGAAAATTACGGGTAATACTGATGAACCTAAGGCGCAACACAGTGTAGACTATATTGGTTAA
- the LOC141675052 gene encoding putative enoyl-CoA hydratase 2, mitochondrial: MVAFSTITKSLSHHVFKKPQFLDSNSQRFNLFSFRTLILQSEASPVQLNKLSDLDSGIVEVNLDRPEAKNAIGKEMLRGLQNSFEAVYRDSSVNVMMICSSVPRVFCAGADLKERKKMSASEVKDFVNSLRSTFAFLEGLHIPTIAVIEGAALGGGLEMALCCDLRICGEDAKMALPETGLAIIPGAGGTQRLPRLIGKSKAKELIYTGQKIYGRDALNIGLVNHCVPAGEAHLKALEIARAISQKGPLAIKMAKHAIDHGLEGDLTTGLDVEEDCYEKLLHTNDRLEGLAAFAEKRKPMYKGE, from the exons ATGGTAGCTTTTTCCACCATTACAAAGTCTTTGAGTCACCATGTTTTCAAGAAACCACAATTTCTTGATTCTAATTCACAAAGATTCAATCTTTTTAGCTTCAGAACTTTAATCTTGCAATCAGAAGCTTCCCCAGTTCAATTAAACAAGCTATCAGACCTTGACTCAG GTATTGTAGAGGTTAATTTGGATAGGCCAGAGGCGAAAAATGCAATTGGGAAGGAAATGTTGAGGGGATTACAGAATAGTTTTGAAGCTGTGTATAGGGATTCTTCTGTTAATGTTATGATGATTTGTAGTTCTGTGCCTCGGGTTTTTTGTGCTGGTGCTGATTTGAAG GAGAGGAAGAAGATGAGCGCATCCGAGGTCAAGGATTTTGTTAACTCTTTGCGCTCAACATTTGCGTTCTTGGAG GGACTTCATATTCCAACTATAGCCGTTATTGAAGGTGCAGCATTGGGTGGAGGTCTGGAAATGGCTTTATGTTGCGATCTTCGGATATGTG GCGAAGATGCCAAAATGGCCTTGCCTGAAACTGGACTTGCTATTATACCTGG GGCAGGCGGGACACAACGACTTCCTAGATTAATTGGAAAGTCAAAAGCAAAGGAGCTTATATACACTGGTCAGAAAATATATGGCAGGGATGCACTAAATATTG GCCTTGTTAATCATTGTGTACCTGCTGGGGAAGCTCATTTAAAGGCTCTTGAAATTGCTCGAGCTATAAGTCAGAAG GGACCGCTGGCGATAAAAATGGCAAAGCACGCCATTGACCATGGACTTGAAGGAGACCTGACAACTGGTTTGGATGTGGAAGAAGACTGCTATGAAAAACTATTGCACACTAATGATAGACTGGAGGGCTTGGCAGCATTTGCTGAAAAGCGAAAACCTATGTATAAAGGTGAATGA
- the LOC141673142 gene encoding aluminum-activated malate transporter 9-like, with protein MEVKWEVRLSEVHLEKVPCQQYRLELVQFVPYALEHKAPYNLRFAFQKEIQEATNQAAELVRCLGKNINDMTRNLNTDLIKGVHSSTERLQHAIDLHSYLLASTNDAPDNSAKLLPKLSRSFTPPLSELSEQLAKLDNGVPEHKLSPANQDTPVMIPVTPHVESYHEMMRKQSRRLHSWPSREVDAFEEEGRLEANPVTRMKALESTTTLSLGTFTSLIIEFVARLDHLVEAVDKLSKIVKFKND; from the exons ATGGAGGTCAAATGGGAAGTAAGGCTTTCCGAAGTTCATCTGGAGAAGGTCCCATGCCAGCAATACCGGCTTGAATTAGTCCAATTTGTGCCATATGCATTGGAGCATAAG GCACCCTACAATCTAAGATTTGCATTTCAGAAAGAGATCCAAGAGGCAACAAATCAGGCTGCAGAGCTAGTTCGATGTTTAGGGAAAAACATAAATGACATGACAAGAAACCTCAACACTGACCTAATAAAAGGCGTTCATAGCTCAACAGAACGACTTCAACACGCCATTGACCTGCATTCATACCTCCTTGCTTCCACTAATGATGCACCAGATAACTCAGCTAAGCTACTCCCCAAACTCTCACGCTCTTTTACGCCCCCACTCTCTGAACTATCGGAGCAACTGGCTAAACTTGACAATGGGGTCCCAGAGCATAAACTTTCTCCAGCTAACCAAGACACGCCTGTAATGATCCCCGTGACACCACATGTTGAATCTTACCATGAGATGATGAGGAAGCAATCAAGAAGACTCCATTCTTGGCCGTCTAGAGAAGTGGATGCATTTGAGGAGGAAGGACGACTTGAAGCAAACCCTGTTACACGAATGAAGGCGTTAGAGAGCACCACAACACTATCGCTGGGCACCTTTACCTCCTTGATTATTGAATTTGTCGCCCGGCTAGATCATTTGGTTGAAGCAGTTGACAAGCTCTCCAAAATTGTAAAATTCAAGAATGACTGA